In Columba livia isolate bColLiv1 breed racing homer chromosome 8, bColLiv1.pat.W.v2, whole genome shotgun sequence, a single genomic region encodes these proteins:
- the RGS8 gene encoding regulator of G-protein signaling 8 isoform X4, with translation MAALLIPRRNRGMRTRLGCLSHKSDSYNDFTAILPDKPNRALKRLSTEEATRWADSFDVLLSHKYGLAAFRAFLKTEFSEENLEFWLACEDFKKTRSAAKLASKAQRIFEEFIDVQAPREVNIDFQTRELTRRNMQEPSLSCFDQAQGKVHSLMEKDSYPRFLRSKIYTDLLSQTQRRLS, from the exons ATGGCTGCCTTACTGATCCCACGGAG GAACAGAGGGATGAGGACTCGCCTGGGCTGCCTGTCTCACAAATCAGACTCATATAATGATTTCACAGCTATTCTTCCGGACAAGCCCAACCGGGCTTTGAA AAGACTGTCAACAGAAGAAGCAACAAGATGGGCAGACTCTTTTGATGTCCTTTTGTCCCATAAAT ATGGGCTGGCTGCTTTCCGCGCTTTCCTGAAGACGGAGTTCAGCGAGGAAAACCTGGAGTTCTGGCTGGCCTGCGAGGACTTCAAGAAGACCCGCTCAGCGGCCAAGCTGGCCTCCAAGGCTCAGCGGATCTTCGAGGAGTTCATCGATGTGCAGGCTCCTCGAGAG GTGAACATAGACTTCCAGACACGGGAGCTGACAAGAAGAAACATGCAGGAGCCCTCCCTCTCTTGCTTTGATCAAGCCCAGGGGAAGGTGCACAGCCTGATGGAGAAAGACTCATACCCCAGGTTCCTGAGATCCAAAATTTACACAGACCTGCTGTCTCAAACCCAGAGGAGGCTCAGCTAG
- the RGS8 gene encoding regulator of G-protein signaling 8 isoform X2, whose translation MHHEPADTVPQGSNQPCPSSTKSHVVTTLLPAARQSLAGHAAGTNTPLERTGRRQNRGMRTRLGCLSHKSDSYNDFTAILPDKPNRALKLSTEEATRWADSFDVLLSHKYGLAAFRAFLKTEFSEENLEFWLACEDFKKTRSAAKLASKAQRIFEEFIDVQAPREVNIDFQTRELTRRNMQEPSLSCFDQAQGKVHSLMEKDSYPRFLRSKIYTDLLSQTQRRLS comes from the exons atGCACCATGAGCCTGCAGACACTGTTCCTCAAGGTTCCAACCAGCCATGTCCATCAAGTACCAAAAGCCACGTAGTCACCACCCTGCTGCCGGCTGCAAGACAG AGCCTCGCTGGCCACGCTGCCGGCACGAACACACCGTTGGAGAGGACGGGTCGCAGGCA GAACAGAGGGATGAGGACTCGCCTGGGCTGCCTGTCTCACAAATCAGACTCATATAATGATTTCACAGCTATTCTTCCGGACAAGCCCAACCGGGCTTTGAA ACTGTCAACAGAAGAAGCAACAAGATGGGCAGACTCTTTTGATGTCCTTTTGTCCCATAAAT ATGGGCTGGCTGCTTTCCGCGCTTTCCTGAAGACGGAGTTCAGCGAGGAAAACCTGGAGTTCTGGCTGGCCTGCGAGGACTTCAAGAAGACCCGCTCAGCGGCCAAGCTGGCCTCCAAGGCTCAGCGGATCTTCGAGGAGTTCATCGATGTGCAGGCTCCTCGAGAG GTGAACATAGACTTCCAGACACGGGAGCTGACAAGAAGAAACATGCAGGAGCCCTCCCTCTCTTGCTTTGATCAAGCCCAGGGGAAGGTGCACAGCCTGATGGAGAAAGACTCATACCCCAGGTTCCTGAGATCCAAAATTTACACAGACCTGCTGTCTCAAACCCAGAGGAGGCTCAGCTAG
- the RGS8 gene encoding regulator of G-protein signaling 8 isoform X6: protein MRTRLGCLSHKSDSYNDFTAILPDKPNRALKRLSTEEATRWADSFDVLLSHKYGLAAFRAFLKTEFSEENLEFWLACEDFKKTRSAAKLASKAQRIFEEFIDVQAPREVNIDFQTRELTRRNMQEPSLSCFDQAQGKVHSLMEKDSYPRFLRSKIYTDLLSQTQRRLS, encoded by the exons ATGAGGACTCGCCTGGGCTGCCTGTCTCACAAATCAGACTCATATAATGATTTCACAGCTATTCTTCCGGACAAGCCCAACCGGGCTTTGAA AAGACTGTCAACAGAAGAAGCAACAAGATGGGCAGACTCTTTTGATGTCCTTTTGTCCCATAAAT ATGGGCTGGCTGCTTTCCGCGCTTTCCTGAAGACGGAGTTCAGCGAGGAAAACCTGGAGTTCTGGCTGGCCTGCGAGGACTTCAAGAAGACCCGCTCAGCGGCCAAGCTGGCCTCCAAGGCTCAGCGGATCTTCGAGGAGTTCATCGATGTGCAGGCTCCTCGAGAG GTGAACATAGACTTCCAGACACGGGAGCTGACAAGAAGAAACATGCAGGAGCCCTCCCTCTCTTGCTTTGATCAAGCCCAGGGGAAGGTGCACAGCCTGATGGAGAAAGACTCATACCCCAGGTTCCTGAGATCCAAAATTTACACAGACCTGCTGTCTCAAACCCAGAGGAGGCTCAGCTAG
- the RGS8 gene encoding regulator of G-protein signaling 8 isoform X3 has translation MLPASLWHPPPVSNGGLKPRFGCQSLAGHAAGTNTPLERTGRRQNRGMRTRLGCLSHKSDSYNDFTAILPDKPNRALKRLSTEEATRWADSFDVLLSHKYGLAAFRAFLKTEFSEENLEFWLACEDFKKTRSAAKLASKAQRIFEEFIDVQAPREVNIDFQTRELTRRNMQEPSLSCFDQAQGKVHSLMEKDSYPRFLRSKIYTDLLSQTQRRLS, from the exons ATGCTCCCTGCCAGCCTTTGGCATCCACCGCCCGTCTCCAACGGGGGATTGAAACCGCGGTTTGGCTGCCAG AGCCTCGCTGGCCACGCTGCCGGCACGAACACACCGTTGGAGAGGACGGGTCGCAGGCA GAACAGAGGGATGAGGACTCGCCTGGGCTGCCTGTCTCACAAATCAGACTCATATAATGATTTCACAGCTATTCTTCCGGACAAGCCCAACCGGGCTTTGAA AAGACTGTCAACAGAAGAAGCAACAAGATGGGCAGACTCTTTTGATGTCCTTTTGTCCCATAAAT ATGGGCTGGCTGCTTTCCGCGCTTTCCTGAAGACGGAGTTCAGCGAGGAAAACCTGGAGTTCTGGCTGGCCTGCGAGGACTTCAAGAAGACCCGCTCAGCGGCCAAGCTGGCCTCCAAGGCTCAGCGGATCTTCGAGGAGTTCATCGATGTGCAGGCTCCTCGAGAG GTGAACATAGACTTCCAGACACGGGAGCTGACAAGAAGAAACATGCAGGAGCCCTCCCTCTCTTGCTTTGATCAAGCCCAGGGGAAGGTGCACAGCCTGATGGAGAAAGACTCATACCCCAGGTTCCTGAGATCCAAAATTTACACAGACCTGCTGTCTCAAACCCAGAGGAGGCTCAGCTAG
- the RGS8 gene encoding regulator of G-protein signaling 8 isoform X1: MHHEPADTVPQGSNQPCPSSTKSHVVTTLLPAARQSLAGHAAGTNTPLERTGRRQNRGMRTRLGCLSHKSDSYNDFTAILPDKPNRALKRLSTEEATRWADSFDVLLSHKYGLAAFRAFLKTEFSEENLEFWLACEDFKKTRSAAKLASKAQRIFEEFIDVQAPREVNIDFQTRELTRRNMQEPSLSCFDQAQGKVHSLMEKDSYPRFLRSKIYTDLLSQTQRRLS; encoded by the exons atGCACCATGAGCCTGCAGACACTGTTCCTCAAGGTTCCAACCAGCCATGTCCATCAAGTACCAAAAGCCACGTAGTCACCACCCTGCTGCCGGCTGCAAGACAG AGCCTCGCTGGCCACGCTGCCGGCACGAACACACCGTTGGAGAGGACGGGTCGCAGGCA GAACAGAGGGATGAGGACTCGCCTGGGCTGCCTGTCTCACAAATCAGACTCATATAATGATTTCACAGCTATTCTTCCGGACAAGCCCAACCGGGCTTTGAA AAGACTGTCAACAGAAGAAGCAACAAGATGGGCAGACTCTTTTGATGTCCTTTTGTCCCATAAAT ATGGGCTGGCTGCTTTCCGCGCTTTCCTGAAGACGGAGTTCAGCGAGGAAAACCTGGAGTTCTGGCTGGCCTGCGAGGACTTCAAGAAGACCCGCTCAGCGGCCAAGCTGGCCTCCAAGGCTCAGCGGATCTTCGAGGAGTTCATCGATGTGCAGGCTCCTCGAGAG GTGAACATAGACTTCCAGACACGGGAGCTGACAAGAAGAAACATGCAGGAGCCCTCCCTCTCTTGCTTTGATCAAGCCCAGGGGAAGGTGCACAGCCTGATGGAGAAAGACTCATACCCCAGGTTCCTGAGATCCAAAATTTACACAGACCTGCTGTCTCAAACCCAGAGGAGGCTCAGCTAG
- the RGS8 gene encoding regulator of G-protein signaling 8 isoform X8 — MAALLIPRRRLSTEEATRWADSFDVLLSHKYGLAAFRAFLKTEFSEENLEFWLACEDFKKTRSAAKLASKAQRIFEEFIDVQAPREVNIDFQTRELTRRNMQEPSLSCFDQAQGKVHSLMEKDSYPRFLRSKIYTDLLSQTQRRLS, encoded by the exons ATGGCTGCCTTACTGATCCCACGGAG AAGACTGTCAACAGAAGAAGCAACAAGATGGGCAGACTCTTTTGATGTCCTTTTGTCCCATAAAT ATGGGCTGGCTGCTTTCCGCGCTTTCCTGAAGACGGAGTTCAGCGAGGAAAACCTGGAGTTCTGGCTGGCCTGCGAGGACTTCAAGAAGACCCGCTCAGCGGCCAAGCTGGCCTCCAAGGCTCAGCGGATCTTCGAGGAGTTCATCGATGTGCAGGCTCCTCGAGAG GTGAACATAGACTTCCAGACACGGGAGCTGACAAGAAGAAACATGCAGGAGCCCTCCCTCTCTTGCTTTGATCAAGCCCAGGGGAAGGTGCACAGCCTGATGGAGAAAGACTCATACCCCAGGTTCCTGAGATCCAAAATTTACACAGACCTGCTGTCTCAAACCCAGAGGAGGCTCAGCTAG
- the RGS8 gene encoding regulator of G-protein signaling 8 isoform X5 translates to MAALLIPRRNRGMRTRLGCLSHKSDSYNDFTAILPDKPNRALKLSTEEATRWADSFDVLLSHKYGLAAFRAFLKTEFSEENLEFWLACEDFKKTRSAAKLASKAQRIFEEFIDVQAPREVNIDFQTRELTRRNMQEPSLSCFDQAQGKVHSLMEKDSYPRFLRSKIYTDLLSQTQRRLS, encoded by the exons ATGGCTGCCTTACTGATCCCACGGAG GAACAGAGGGATGAGGACTCGCCTGGGCTGCCTGTCTCACAAATCAGACTCATATAATGATTTCACAGCTATTCTTCCGGACAAGCCCAACCGGGCTTTGAA ACTGTCAACAGAAGAAGCAACAAGATGGGCAGACTCTTTTGATGTCCTTTTGTCCCATAAAT ATGGGCTGGCTGCTTTCCGCGCTTTCCTGAAGACGGAGTTCAGCGAGGAAAACCTGGAGTTCTGGCTGGCCTGCGAGGACTTCAAGAAGACCCGCTCAGCGGCCAAGCTGGCCTCCAAGGCTCAGCGGATCTTCGAGGAGTTCATCGATGTGCAGGCTCCTCGAGAG GTGAACATAGACTTCCAGACACGGGAGCTGACAAGAAGAAACATGCAGGAGCCCTCCCTCTCTTGCTTTGATCAAGCCCAGGGGAAGGTGCACAGCCTGATGGAGAAAGACTCATACCCCAGGTTCCTGAGATCCAAAATTTACACAGACCTGCTGTCTCAAACCCAGAGGAGGCTCAGCTAG
- the RGS8 gene encoding regulator of G-protein signaling 8 isoform X7, which translates to MRTRLGCLSHKSDSYNDFTAILPDKPNRALKLSTEEATRWADSFDVLLSHKYGLAAFRAFLKTEFSEENLEFWLACEDFKKTRSAAKLASKAQRIFEEFIDVQAPREVNIDFQTRELTRRNMQEPSLSCFDQAQGKVHSLMEKDSYPRFLRSKIYTDLLSQTQRRLS; encoded by the exons ATGAGGACTCGCCTGGGCTGCCTGTCTCACAAATCAGACTCATATAATGATTTCACAGCTATTCTTCCGGACAAGCCCAACCGGGCTTTGAA ACTGTCAACAGAAGAAGCAACAAGATGGGCAGACTCTTTTGATGTCCTTTTGTCCCATAAAT ATGGGCTGGCTGCTTTCCGCGCTTTCCTGAAGACGGAGTTCAGCGAGGAAAACCTGGAGTTCTGGCTGGCCTGCGAGGACTTCAAGAAGACCCGCTCAGCGGCCAAGCTGGCCTCCAAGGCTCAGCGGATCTTCGAGGAGTTCATCGATGTGCAGGCTCCTCGAGAG GTGAACATAGACTTCCAGACACGGGAGCTGACAAGAAGAAACATGCAGGAGCCCTCCCTCTCTTGCTTTGATCAAGCCCAGGGGAAGGTGCACAGCCTGATGGAGAAAGACTCATACCCCAGGTTCCTGAGATCCAAAATTTACACAGACCTGCTGTCTCAAACCCAGAGGAGGCTCAGCTAG